One segment of Phragmites australis chromosome 13, lpPhrAust1.1, whole genome shotgun sequence DNA contains the following:
- the LOC133888918 gene encoding uncharacterized protein LOC133888918, with protein MVGAREPVAMEIPAEEGSAARTPPRRIRRRLLEGGRGCGAPASVEEIEARLREAELRRQQFHEWLVCKARKKPRSPSWSSQEEDHGQRLEAKLLAAEQKRLSLLAKAQNRLAKLDELRQAAKNDVETRFEKEREELETRVESRVRQAEENRMHLLHTHMQKRAALKERIARSLVRKATLESNYMEQVRCAILQKRAAAEKKRLRLLEAEKTKAQARLLHIQKAAMTVCSQRETERRKLKEQLETKLQRAKRQRAEYLKQRGSPRNSAHADYIKHTDFLSRKLARCWRRFVKSKKTTLTLVQAYDALGINEKSVKSMPFEKLAMSMESPAVLQATKALLDRLERRFVLSQSAGLSSVENVDHLLKRLGSPPKRKVPPSREGRRVSAKRSARSSDTSKLSRYSLRVVLCAYMILAHPSAVLSGQGEREKQLMESAANFVKEFELLIKIILDGPGRSSLGTAAAESSKCQTSSDVTDQRKFRTQLANFDKAWCTYLYHFVVWKVKDARLLEEDLVRAACKLELSMMQTCKLTAEGQSSNNLSHDMKAIQKQVIDDQKLLREKVQHLSGDAGIERMNSALSDTRSKFFEAQENGSPLATPVANVSTPLSINSSRQVPLSEVNENPSTNAVGSSSVVRSLFGASSSSDSTSLVKLLTENEQMVNEMLHEDDNTFARRSDSAGTAEKDFQAKVRETMEKAFWDVVTDSMRGDKPDYSQLINLVKEVRDSLHELAPKGWKEEILENIDLEILSQVLESGSQDAQYLGLILQYSLDMVRKLSAPAKEDEMKKSHDKLLSELAASSEVNDNGINSFVIAVIKGLRFILEEIRELQVEVSKAHIQLMQPIIEGSAGVEYLQKAFADHYGPPTSASASLPVTLQWISTLKNIVEQEWSEHLESLSILPPAEHAPPLVTVLRAGHGAPVGQPSSSSAAGSSWQPECNGEKLDKLIRIGLLHLISSMEGLQMQSTPESFQVNLLRLRAVQGQFQQVIVIATSMLVMRQVLMSENSKATPLELENAVSELFKALVKVLDNSPDAGTEEIVEAMMSSSASVGSPSDEKIQTRRQIITRVFLKSLQPSDVVFKKVSRSVYCAFRGVVLGGSGPKGQKLADAALRRICAAKLVDKVVKASEVLIKVVTVSEKVHAPWYKALM; from the exons CAATTCCATGAATGGTTGGTCTGCAAAGCAAGGAAGAAGCCAAGGAGCCCGTCGTGGTCCTCTCAAGAGGAAGATCATGGGCAGCGCCTTGAAGCGAAGCTTCTGGCAGCTGAGCAGAAAAG GTTAAGCCTCTTGGCAAAGGCACAGAATCGGTTGGCCAAGTTGGATGAACTCCGACAAGCTGCTAAGAATGATGTGGAAACGCGGTTTGAGAAGGAAAGGGAAGAACTTGAGACCAGGGTTGAGTCTCGTGTCCGGCAGGCAGAGGAGAACCGCATGCACCTTCTGCATACCCATATGCAGAAAAGGGCTGCACTGAAGGAGAGAATAGCGAGGTCCCTGGTGCGGAAGGCAACTTTAGAGAGCAATTACATGGAGCAGGTGCGGTGTGCAATTCTGCAAAAGCGTGCTGCTGCTGAGAAGAAACGGCTGAGGTTGTTGGAAGCTGAAAAGACGAAGGCTCAAGCTAGGCTTTTGCATATCCAAAAAGCTGCCATGACTGTATGCAGCCAGAGAGAAACAGAGAGGAGAAAACTGAAAGAACAGCTGGAAACCAAACTTCAGAGG GCAAAAAGGCAGAGAGCTGAGTATTTGAAGCAGCGAGGAAGTCCTCGCAATTCTGCCCATGCTGATTACATCAAGCACACAGATTTTCTTTCAAGAAAGCTGGCAAG ATGCTGGAGAAGATTTGTCAAGTCTAAGAAGACAACGCTTACATTGGTTCAAGCTTATGATGCCTTGGGAATAAATGAGAAGTCTGTCAAGTCTATGCCATTTGAAAAATTAGCTATGTCAATGGAATCGCCTGCAGTTCTTCAGGCTACAAAGGCATTGCTTGACCGGTTGGAGAGGCGTTTTGTGCTTTCCCAGTCAGCAGGTTTGTCATCAGTGGAAAATGTTGACCACCTACTGAAACGCCTTGGATCTCCCCCAAAGAGGAAGGTACCTCCGAGCAGAGAGGGAAGAAGGGTATCGGCAAAAAGATCGGCAAGAAGTTCTGACACAAGCAAATTGTCTAGATACTCACTGAGGGTGGTCCTCTGTGCTTACATGATACTGGCTCATCCAAGTGCTGTTTTAAGTGGGCAAGGTGAGCGGGAAAAGCAACTTATGGAGTCAGCAGCAAATTTTGTCAAGGAGTTCGAGCTGTTGATTAAGATAATACTTGATGGACCAGGGCGGTCATCCCTAggtactgctgctgctgaatCATCTAAATGCCAGACGTCTTCTGATGTTACTGATCAGAGGAAATTCAGAACTCAGTTGGCTAATTTCGACAAGGCTTGGTGCACTTATCTTTACCACTTTGTGGTGTGGAAAGTAAAAGATGCAAGATTATTGGAGGAAGATCTTGTCAGGGCTGCATGCAAGCTTGAGCTGTCAATGATGCAAACATGCAAGCTTACCGCGGAGGGGCAGTCGTCAAATAATCTTTCTCATGATATGAAGGCAATTCAGAAGCAAGTTATTGATGACCAAAAGCTCCTGCGAGAGAAGGTTCAGCACTTGAGTGGCGATGCTGGCATTGAGCGGATGAACTCTGCTCTTTCAGATACAAGGTCAAAGTTCTTTGAAGCACAGGAGAATGGAAGTCCATTAGCAACACCTGTTGCAAACGTGTCTACCCCTTTGAGCATCAATTCATCTCGCCAGGTCCCACTTTCTGAGGTTAATGAGAATCCCAGTACCAATGCTGTAGGATCAAGTTCTGTTGTCCGTTCTTTGTTTGGTGCTTCTTCGTCGTCAGACAGTACATCGCTGGTGAAGCTGCTGACAGAGAATGAGCAAATGGTCAATGAGATGCTTCATGAGGATGACAATACTTTTGCCAGAAGGTCTGACAGTGCTGGTACTGCTGAGAAGGATTTCCAGGCAAAAGTGAGAGAAACCATGGAGAAAGCTTTCTGGGATGTGGTTACCGACTCCATGAGAGGAGACAAGCCTGACTACAGTCAATTGATCAACCTAGTGAAGGAAGTGAGGGATTCGTTACATGAGTTGGCTCCCAAGGGGTGGAAGGAGGAAATTCTTGAGAATATTGACCTCGAAATTCTGTCTCAG GTTCTTGAATCAGGCTCCCAGGACGCACAATATTTGGGGCTAATTTTGCAGTACTCCCTGGATATGGTACGCAAACTATCTGCTCCTGCAAAGGAGGATGAAATGAAGAAAAGCCATGACAAATTATTGAGTGAGTTGGCTGCAAGTTCTGAAGTTAATGACAATGGCATCAACTCATTTGTCATTGCTGTCATCAAGGGCCTGCGTTTCATTCTGGAAGAAATAAGG GAGCTGCAAGTAGAAGTGAGTAAGGCGCACATTCAATTGATGCAACCAATCATAGAAGGCTCTGCTGGAGTGGAGTACCTGCAGAAGGCTTTCGCTGATCACTATGGGCCTCCTACCAGTGCATCAGCTTCTCTCCCTGTAACTCTGCAATGGATTTCAACATTGAAGAACATTGTGGAGCAAGAATGGAGTGAACATTTGGAGTCTCTTTCAATTTTGCCACCAGCAGAGCAT GCTCCGCCCCTTGTTACAGTACTCCGAGCTGGTCACGGAGCTCCAGTGGGGcaaccatcttcttcatctgcaGCAGGAAGTTCTTGGCAACCAGAGTGCAACGGTGAGAAGCTTGACAAGCTGATAAGGATTGGCCTGTTGCATCTTATCAGTAGCATGGAGGGCTTGCAAATGCAGTCTACTCCTGAGAGCTTCCAGGTTAATTTACTGAGATTGAGGGCCGTGCAAGGACAATTTCAACAAGTGATTGTGATAGCCACAAGCATGCTCGTTATGCGTCAAGTTCTGATGAGCGAGAACTCGAAGGCCACTCCTTTAGAACTGGAAAATGCCGTCTCAGAACTATTCAAGGCTCTTGTGAAGGTACTGGACAACTCCCCTGATGCTGGCACTGAAGAGATCGTGGAGGCGATGATGAGCTCATCAGCCTCAGTTGGCTCACCGTCAGATGAGAAGATTCAGACCAGGAGGCAGATAATAACCCGGGTGTTCCTCAAGAGCCTCCAGCCCAGCGACGTGGTCTTCAAGAAGGTTTCACGGTCCGTCTACTGTGCCTTCCGCGGTGTCGTCCTAGGTGGCAGCGGCCCCAAGGGCCAGAAGCTGGCCGATGCAGCATTGCGCCGCATCTGTGCGGCGAAGCTCGTTGACAAGGTGGTGAAAGCCTCTGAGGTGCTGATCAAGGTGGTAACAGTATCAGAGAAGGTCCATGCCCCATGGTACAAAGCTCTTATGTGA